The following proteins are encoded in a genomic region of Musa acuminata AAA Group cultivar baxijiao chromosome BXJ2-11, Cavendish_Baxijiao_AAA, whole genome shotgun sequence:
- the LOC135627185 gene encoding cyclic dof factor 3-like has translation MSEPGDPAIKLFGTTIPMAAAADEEPDVEEAEAKTQQNSSKGVTNMEVNNDSSISTEEENEGDPISLSGLTSGNEDDHKTSVEAEKEAAKAKTEHAKSEAYGSVPEKVLKKPDKILPCPRCNSMETKFCYYNNYNFNQPRHFCKNCQRYWTAGGTMRNVPVGAGRRKSKHSNSPYRNVVNLSDGFQSFQSDAFKSIHHRPLPCASSTPSQPLIRKGTVLKSDQEDPLYESVTCAFNIREQGNNAASDSMICGYKREEPSCSSSATASNFVKNVSAEKAVHVRSSDMRVYCNGLAPLPHLQYYPGVPWAHPWSLAWNSVAAMEAGRCSSEYSCTVENGNSSSVSRSPRALMAASPFCASTLPFSFMPAPFLGYSILPNGTWNVPCAGSNGCISPSPSTSDSGCSGNGSPTLGKHSRDSSIQGENNMKKPLWVPKTLRMDDPEEASKSSIWSTLGIKPEMGSIFQFKSEHKAKKLDGAQLLHENPAAVSRSHCFQEST, from the exons ATGTCCGAGCCTGGGGACCCTGCCATCAAGCTATTCGGGACCACCATCCCCATGGCCGCGGCGGCTGATGAGGAGCCCGATGTCGAGGAAGCGGAGGCGAAGACGCAGCAG AATTCATCAAAGGGAGTAACAAATATGGAAGTCAACAATGATTCTTCTATATCAACTGAAGAAGAGAATGAAGGTGACCCAATTAGTTTATCTGGTTTGACCAGTGGCAATGAAGATGACCATAAAACATCCGTTGAAGCTGAAAAAGAAGCAGCAAAAGCTAAAACTGAACATGCTAAGAGTGAGGCTTATGGCTCTGTACCAGAGAAGGTCCTCAAGAAGCCAGACAAAATTCTACCATGTCCTCGCTGTAATAGTATGGAAACCAAATTCTGCTATTACAACAACTACAACTTTAATCAACCTAGACACTTTTGTAAGAATTGCCAGAGATATTGGACTGCTGGGGGAACAATGAGGAATGTTCCTGTGGGTGCTGGTAGGCGTAAAAGTAAGCATTCCAATTCACCATATCGTAACGTAGTGAATTTGTCAGATGGATTTCAGAGTTTTCAGTCAGATGCTTTTAAATCTATTCATCATCGGCCTCTTCCATGTGCGTCTTCTACCCCTTCACAACCTTTGATAAGAAAAGGGACCGTCCTTAAATCTGATCAAGAAGATCCTCTTTACGAGTCTGTGACTTGTGCATTTAATATCAGGGAGCAAGGAAACAATGCTGCTTCTGACTCGATGATATGTGGATATAAAAGAGAGGAACCCTCCTGTTCATCTTCTGCAACAGCCTCCAATTTTGTCAAAAATGTGTCTGCTGAAAAAGCAGTTCATGTGCGATCAAGTGACATGCGAGTTTACTGCAATGGACTAGCACCTCTGCCTCATTTGCAGTATTATCCTGGGGTTCCATGGGCTCACCCATGGAGTCTGGCATGGAACAGTGTTGCTGCCATGGAAGCTGGTAGATGCTCATCTGAATATTCTTGCACAGTGGAGAATGGCAATTCAAGTTCGGTTTCACGGAGTCCCAGAGCATTGATGGCAGCTTCTCCTTTTTGTGCATCAACACTACCTTTCTCTTTCATGCCGGCTCCATTTCTGGGCTATTCCATTTTGCCAAATGGAACATGGAATGTACCATGTGCTGGATCTAATGGTTGCATATCACCATCACCCTCTACGAGCGATAGCGGATGTTCAGGAAATGGCTCTCCAACTTTGGGTAAGCATTCCAGAGATTCTAGTATACAGGGAGAGAATAATATGAAGAAGCCTTTATGGGTCCCTAAAACCCTTAGGATGGATGATCCAGAAGAGGCTTCCAAGAGTTCCATATGGTCTACCCTTGGTATCAAGCCTGAAATGGGCAGTATCTTCCAGTTCAAGTCTGAACACAAGGCTAAAAAATTGGATGGCGCACAGCTATTGCACGAAAACCCTGCTGCAGTATCTCGTTCTCATTGCTTTCAGGAGAGCACATAA
- the LOC135626947 gene encoding putative disease resistance protein RGA1, with protein sequence MAEVVASSIVRFVSDKLGAKVLNELGMLKGVGEELKRLESTLAAIQDVLEDAEARQVKEKSLRVWLRELKDVAYDLDDLLDETAVKALTKGKVRGLPLTPKSIRVRHEIACKVKKMRKRLDAIAEERATFHLREGTAKDSEPGSGVREQTGSSVDESQVYGRQQDKEQLIDFLLGDSTEEHNNNLGVIAIVGLGGLGKTTLAQLVYNDEGVRQHFERRMWVYVSDKFDSKSLMRSIIESLSAKEFTLPDMDPMQRELVEQIRGRRFLLVLDDVWNEDYELWDRLRILLNNGAKGSKVVVTTRSRRVASVMNADDVHFLAGLSDDDCWLLFKRRAFESGSSARNPSLVAIGKEIVRRCGGMPLAAKALGSMMRFKREVSQWVAVRDNEIWRPSADVDDDQILPALMLSYSHLPPRLKQCFAYCAIIPKGKTMRIETLAQLWVAGGLADLEDVGSHYVDQLLSRSLLEIGQEEAHGAVNLVKMHDVVHDLARFVAGDECSIVDVCGSTATSPGSRYASLLFDGRTPSVAETLGHLRKLRALYVIVTEGIFEEYGVRVLDGKNVYGRSAEEQDEDERVLLAIFSTMKPLRALHLDSFPMKALPAAVQNLDHLRYLDLSRTDLRTLPPAIGRLHNLQILKLWSCTGLEALPESIGELVNLVTLDLCLCRRLSSLPDCIGRMGNLRNLDVSTACITTLPESLSSLSNLQLLKLRDCYWLHELPKNAQSMRSLTHLDIRGCYGLTCMPAGLGQLRQLRMLPTYLLGDGDGEGGLEELGTLNLEGELYIGNLQNLRSATEAGEANLREKPGLRSLKLKWDLTSWFQQEDRNDVAAIGEEHTELVEDALGSLRPQPDLEVLRIEGYVGKVLPGWMMDCSIPNLVELSLDLFTRCEKLPALERLSCLKELNLSRFPRVECLPRLGQLPCLRVLCLEALPAVKRLGSELSGGGCAFPALEELRLVFMLDLEEWSGTEGEDFLPRLSELVLTDCPKLGALPSTFPSVNRLTMNVDDKLLLSHLERGAFPNLKHLGICNCDPDDEAGGMPEVLVERLDSVESSSWTVSEQEIVQVGKNC encoded by the coding sequence ATGGCAGAGGTGGTTGCCAGCAGCATCGTGAGGTTTGTGTCCGACAAGCTGGGAGCCAAAGTGTTGAACGAGCTGGGGATGCTGAAGGGTGTGGGCGAGGAACTCAAGCGGCTGGAGAGCACCCTCGCCGCAATCCAAGACGTGCTCGAAGACGCAGAAGCACGGCAGGTGAAGGAGAAATCCCTCAGAGTTTGGCTGCGGGAGCTGAAGGATGTCGCCTACGACTTGGACGATCTGTTGGATGAGACCGCAGTCAAGGCCCTGACCAAAGGAAAGGTGCGTGGATTGCCTCTCACGCCCAAATCAATTCGAGTTCGGCATGAGATAGCTTGCAAGGtgaagaagatgaggaagagattagacGCCATCGCGGAGGAGCGAGCCACATTCCACCTGAGGGAGGGAACCGCCAAAGACAGTGAGCCGGGCAGTGGAGTAAGAGAGCAAACTGGCTCTTCGGTGGATGAATCCCAAGTCTACGGTCGACAGCAAGACAAGGAGCAACTCATCGACTTCCTTCTCGGCGACTCTACTGAAGAACATAATAACAATCTCGgagtcattgcaattgttgggctGGGTGGTCTCGGCAAGACCACTCTCGCTCAGCTAGTGTACAATGATGAGGGGGTGCGTCAGCACTTCGAGAGGAGGATGTGGGTCTACGTTTCTGATAAGTTCGACAGCAAAAGTCTCATGAGATCGATCATAGAATCCCTGAGCGCAAAGGAGTTCACCCTCCCGGACATGGACCCGATGCAGCGGGAGCTCGTGGAACAGATCAGAGGTAGGAGGTTTCTGCTGGTGTTGGATGACGTCTGGAACGAGGACTACGAACTGTGGGATAGACTGAGGATTCTGCTGAACAATGGAGCCAAGGGAAGTAAGGTTGTGGTGACGACACGAAGCCGGCGAGTCGCGTCCGTGATGAACGCGGACGACGTGCACTTCCTCGCCGGTCTCTCCGACGACGACTGCTGGTTGTTGTTCAAGAGAAGGGCGTTCGAGTCGGGCAGCAGCGCGAGGAACCCCAGCTTGGTGGCCATCGGCAAGGAGATCGTGAGGCGATGTGGAGGCATGCCGTTGGCAGCCAAGGCTTTGGGGAGCATGATGCGGTTCAAGCGAGAGGTGAGCCAGTGGGTGGCGGTCCGGGACAACGAGATTTGGAGACCCTCCGCCGACGTTGACGACGACCAGATTCTACCTGCTTTGATGCTGAGCTACAGTCATCTTCCACCGCGTCTGAAACAATGCTTTGCGTACTGCGCGATTATCCCAAAAGGCAAAACGATGCGGATCGAGACACTGGCTCAGCTGTGGGTTGCAGGAGGCCTGGCGGACCTGGAGGATGTGGGATCTCACTACGTGGATCAGTTGCTGTCCAGATCCCTTCTCGAGATCGGTCAAGAGGAAGCGCATGGTGCTGTGAACCTGGTCAAAATGCACGACGTCGTCCACGACCTCGCTCGGTTTGTCGCCGGCGACGAATGCTCGATCGTGGACGTCTGCGGCAGCACAGCCACCTCCCCAGGTTCGCGCTACGCGTCTCTACTCTTCGATGGACGGACGCCATCGGTTGCAGAGACGCTTGGCCATCTGCGGAAGCTGCGAGCTTTGTATGTGATCGTGACCGAAGGCATTTTTGAGGAGTATGGTGTGAGGGTGCTCGACGGGAAGAATGTTTACGGACGAAGTGCAGAGGAGCAAGACGAAGACGAGAGAGTTCTCCTTGCCATATTCTCCACCATGAAACCCCTGCGAGCACTACATTTGGATAGCTTTCCCATGAAAGCACTGCCTGCTGCAGTACAAAATCTCGATCATCTGCGGTACCTCGACCTGTCACGAACCGACCTCCGAACACTTCCTCCGGCCATCGGGCGTCTCCACAACCTGCAGATCCTGAAACTGTGGAGTTGTACAGGACTCGAAGCATTGCCCGAATCGATCGGCGAGCTGGTAAATCTGGTGACCTTGGATCTCTGTCTCTGCCGACGCCTTTCTTCTTTACCGGATTGCATCGGTCGCATGGGCAACCTGCGGAACTTGGATGTTTCCACGGCTTGCATCACCACGCTGCCGGAATCGTTGAGCTCCCTCTCAAACCTACAGCTGCTGAAACTTAGAGACTGTTACTGGCTGCATGAGCTTCCGAAGAACGCACAGAGCATGAGAAGCCTCACACACCTTGACATACGTGGTTGTTATGGTCTGACCTGCATGCCCGCGGGGTTAGGACAGTTGCGTCAGCTGCGGATGCTGCCGACGTACCTGCTCGGTGATGGAGATGGCGAAGGAGGTCTTGAAGAGCTCGGCACCCTAAATCTCGAAGGTGAATTGTATATCGGGAATCTTCAGAATCTAAGGAGTGCTACGGAAGCCGGCGAGGCCAATCTGAGGGAGAAGCCGGGCCTGCGTTCGCTGAAACTAAAGTGGGATCTGACCTCTTGGTTCCAACAAGAAGACCGGAATGATGTCGCGGCCATTGGTGAGGAGCACACCGAGCTGGTGGAAGATGCGCTAGGAAGCCTCCGACCGCAGCCAGACCTGGAGGTCCTGCGGATCGAGGGTTACGTTGGCAAGGTGCTGCCGGGGTGGATGATGGATTGCTCGATTCCGAATCTGGTGGAGCTTTCACTGGACTTGTTTACTCGATGTGAGAAGTTGCCGGCGTTGGAGAGGCTCTCCTGTCTAAAGGAGCTGAACCTGAGCAGATTCCCCCGTGTCGAGTGCCTTCCACGGTTAGGGCAGCTACCCTGTCTCAGGGTCCTCTGCCTCGAAGCGCTTCCTGCTGTGAAGCGTTTGGGATCAGAGTTGTCCGGCGGCGGGTGCGCGTTCCCTGCACTGGAGGAACTGCGACTGGTTTTCATGTTGGATTTGGAGGAGTGGTCAGGCACGGAGGGGGAAGATTTCCTTCCTCGTCTCTCAGAGCTGGTACTGACGGACTGCCCAAAACTAGGAGCACTACCATCGACGTTTCCATCTGTGAACCGGCTGACGATGAACGTGGACGACAAGCTGCTACTCTCTCACCTCGAACGTGGTGCGTTTCCAAACCTAAAGCATTTGGGTATCTGTAACTGCGACCCAGATGATGAAGCAGGAGGCATGCCAGAAGTCCTAGTGGAGCGCTTGGATTCTGTTGAAAGCTCGTCATGGACAGTAAGTGAACAGGAAATTGTCCAAGTTGGCAAGAATTGTTAG
- the LOC135627071 gene encoding transcription factor CSA-like → MGFFAPVAPPFVHGLTGEHENHGKVEEDGERQHKLCARGHWRPAEDAKLKELVSQHGPRHWNLIAEKLAGRTGKSCRLRWFNQLDPRINKKAFSEEEEERLLAAHRLYGNRWALIARIFPGRTDNAVKNHWHVTMARKQREQCSCAYRRRRKPFLCSAHSPPSQHSLPNVACSGESTITSTRDECASARADLSLGSFTSSAGPSCGMLNGSDERLVSANDGFCDKLGNSGGGFLPHVNPMLMLVPGFGQSGCTCSTPRASTAAEPPAYHMTLPHGKTDHGRKNTELPFFDFLGVGAR, encoded by the exons ATGGGATTCTTCGCTCCGGTAGCACCTCCATTTGTTCATGGCTTGACAGGGGAGCATGAGAACCACGGCAAGGTGGAAGAAGATGGCGAACGACAGCACAAGCTCTGTGCTAGGGGCCACTGGAGGCCAGCCGAGGACGCCAAGCTCAAGGAGCTCGTCTCCCAACATGGCCCTCGACACTGGAACCTGATCGCTGAGAAGCTAGCAGGAAGAACAG GGAAGAGCTGCCGGCTGAGGTGGTTCAACCAGCTGGATCCAAGGATCAACAAGAAGGCATTcagtgaggaagaagaggagaggctGTTGGCTGCCCACAGGCTTTACGGCAACAGATGGGCGCTGATCGCCAGAATCTTCCCTGGCAGGACCGACAATGCGGTCAAGAACCATTGGCATGTGACCATGGCCAGGAAGCAGAGGGAGCAGTGCAGTTGTGCTTACAGGAGGCGGCGGAAGCCATTCCTTTGCTCCGCCCACTCTCCCCCATCTCAGCACTCCCTCCCCAACGTTGCATGCAGTGGTGAGTCGACCATCACCAGCACCAGAGATGAGTGTGCTTCCGCTCGCGCAGACCTTTCCCTCGGTTCCTTCACCAGCAGCGCTGGTCCTTCCTGTGGCATGCTCAATG GATCTGATGAAAGGCTGGTGTCGGCAAACGACGGATTCTGTGACAAGTTGGGTAATTCTGGTGGTGGCTTTCTCCCTCATGTCAATCCTATGCTGATGCTGGTTCCTGGGTTTGGTCAGTCTGGCTGCACCTGTTCAACTCCAAGGGCCTCGACAGCAGCTGAGCCACCAGCTTACCACATGACCTTGCCTCACGGTAAAACAGATCATGGAAGGAAGAACACTGAGTTGCCCTTTTTTGATTTCCTAGGCGTGGGAGCAAGATAA